The Flavobacterium faecale genome has a segment encoding these proteins:
- a CDS encoding tyrosine-type recombinase/integrase, with the protein MKYTFTLKQPNADSETLIYFTCYFNKENKRFIFSTGESIHPDNWDFENKFPFTIGKKKSKFAESIKMQLDRHSNLFNETESLYKRIKEDFTSKTLRNVFDTEFKVAIKGKNIFFDAYDVFMAEKKASLQWSAGTVKRYNNIKNTLKEFETAKKYELTFSRIDLNFYGKFASYCMEDRKQINNTYLKNLGFFKTFMFWAVKNKYTYNTTFENFNHDDNGKCIIKPTLTKQIALTIEDLNNLMQFEFKTAKLEKVRDVFVFQCVTGMRFGEIATITKSNVTEKDIILKEEKDEAKAQREIPLTNISRYILTKYDYQLPLITNQKQNEYIKDVFEEMKYSKLVQKVTVKGKDSIKVDMNFYDRISTHTARRTFITMMKREGKSDKLIASMTGHTDMKTLNAYYQVDAPDKQEAMDEVFNIEIPLRKAK; encoded by the coding sequence ATGAAATATACATTCACATTAAAGCAACCAAATGCAGACAGCGAAACCTTAATATATTTTACTTGTTACTTTAATAAAGAAAATAAGAGGTTTATATTTTCTACAGGAGAAAGCATACACCCCGATAATTGGGATTTTGAAAATAAGTTTCCTTTTACCATTGGCAAGAAAAAATCAAAATTCGCTGAAAGTATCAAAATGCAATTAGATAGACATTCCAATTTATTTAATGAAACTGAAAGTTTGTACAAACGAATTAAAGAAGATTTTACAAGTAAAACTTTGAGAAATGTATTTGATACAGAATTTAAAGTTGCTATAAAAGGTAAAAATATTTTCTTTGATGCTTATGACGTTTTCATGGCTGAAAAAAAAGCATCGCTTCAATGGTCGGCAGGAACTGTAAAGAGATACAACAATATAAAAAATACCTTAAAGGAATTTGAAACCGCTAAAAAGTACGAATTAACATTTAGCAGAATTGATTTAAACTTTTACGGAAAGTTTGCTAGTTACTGCATGGAAGACCGAAAACAAATAAACAATACCTATTTAAAGAATCTAGGTTTTTTTAAAACGTTTATGTTTTGGGCGGTAAAAAATAAATATACATACAATACAACTTTTGAAAATTTCAACCATGATGACAATGGCAAATGTATAATTAAACCAACCTTAACAAAACAAATTGCCTTAACGATTGAAGACCTTAATAACTTAATGCAGTTTGAATTTAAAACGGCTAAACTTGAAAAAGTAAGAGATGTTTTTGTATTCCAATGTGTTACTGGAATGCGTTTTGGAGAAATAGCAACGATTACAAAAAGTAATGTAACAGAAAAGGACATTATTCTAAAAGAAGAGAAAGACGAAGCTAAAGCACAACGAGAAATTCCATTAACAAATATTTCAAGATACATTTTAACAAAGTATGATTATCAACTACCATTGATTACAAACCAGAAACAAAACGAATATATTAAGGATGTATTTGAAGAGATGAAATATTCTAAATTAGTACAAAAAGTTACAGTTAAAGGAAAAGACAGTATAAAAGTTGACATGAATTTTTACGACCGTATAAGCACGCACACCGCCCGACGCACATTTATAACTATGATGAAAAGAGAAGGTAAAAGCGATAAATTAATTGCTTCAATGACTGGACATACAGACATGAAAACATTAAACGCATACTACCAAGTCGATGCTCCCGATAAACAGGAAGCAATGGACGAGGTTTTTAATATTGAAATCCCGTTGCGTAAAGCAAAATAA